A window of Roseateles sp. XES5 genomic DNA:
ATGTCGATGATGCGGACGGTCGTGTTGTGCTGGCGATGGCCGCGCGAGCGCTTCGAGTTCTGGCGGCGGCGCTTCTTGAAGGCGATAACCTTCTTGCCACGGCCATGTTCGACGACTTCGGCGGTCACGACGGCGCCTTCGACGAAGGGCGCACCGATCGTGGCATCGGCGCCGACGCCGACCATCAGCAC
This region includes:
- the rplU gene encoding 50S ribosomal protein L21, producing MFAVIKTGGKQYRVAANDVLTVEKLSGDAGAKIEFTEVLMVGVGADATIGAPFVEGAVVTAEVVEHGRGKKVIAFKKRRRQNSKRSRGHRQHNTTVRIIDIAAAGKAKKASKKSEAAAEAAAE